Proteins from one Thermobifida alba genomic window:
- a CDS encoding MMPL family transporter, with the protein MPGSEAEEARERLGEHYPELSGATAQVVFHVDEGTLAEAERMAAVATALQQVADLDNVTGVTDPSQSPLAVSGDTATAYADVFYDVPVGDIGAEGFQELSDALEPARDAGVEAYAGGELGFATSGAETGKAEMVGLGVALVLLVVIFGSLLAAGLPILTALCSVGVVTALLHVAAVHYEIPAEAPDVGMMLGLGIGIDYALLVVSRYREELTRGHDVLDAVGNAVTTSGRNVMFAGLTVIIAVAGLYLSGIPAITALATVCASVVCVSVLASITLVPAVLGLGGHRFMPRRWKAAAADTTAPEAGQDTASRWRRWALHVADRPWRYLALGTLILAALSVPAASMELSMPDSGSTAEGTDARSAYDLITDELGPGHNGPLTVMISGPDPEQNTALLQDVTRILEADAYTEAVTDALPSADGEAVVLQAIPTVSPADPAVTDMIERIRGEFAGLDSGEADILVTGPTAVYSDLTEVLEDAIPVVVLAVVGFSMLLLLVVFRSIGIAVTAAVFNLLGIGASFGALVIVFQWGWGLSLFGLDETQAIASFVPIVLFAIVFGLSMDYEVFLMGRVREEYVRTGDNRQALANGMSQTARVITSAALIMVSVFLGFAFAQEPLLKMLGLGLAVAVAVDATVVRMLIIPAAFAALGKANWWMPRWLDRLIPHFDPHGPAEKAEPPTAAVQKAEQATG; encoded by the coding sequence GTGCCCGGGTCGGAAGCCGAAGAAGCCCGTGAACGCCTCGGCGAACACTACCCCGAGCTGTCCGGGGCCACCGCCCAGGTCGTGTTCCACGTCGACGAGGGAACCCTGGCCGAAGCGGAGCGGATGGCGGCGGTCGCCACCGCGCTCCAGCAGGTAGCCGACCTCGACAACGTCACCGGGGTCACTGATCCGTCCCAGTCCCCGCTGGCGGTCAGCGGCGACACCGCGACCGCCTACGCCGACGTCTTCTACGACGTCCCCGTAGGAGACATCGGCGCCGAAGGGTTCCAGGAGCTCAGCGACGCCCTCGAACCGGCCCGGGACGCAGGAGTCGAAGCCTACGCGGGCGGGGAGCTCGGCTTCGCCACCAGCGGCGCCGAAACCGGGAAAGCCGAAATGGTCGGCCTTGGCGTGGCACTCGTCCTGCTCGTCGTCATCTTCGGCTCGCTGCTGGCCGCCGGGCTCCCCATCCTCACCGCGCTGTGCAGCGTCGGCGTCGTCACCGCCCTCCTCCACGTCGCCGCGGTCCACTATGAGATCCCCGCGGAAGCACCGGACGTCGGCATGATGCTCGGACTGGGCATCGGCATCGACTACGCGCTCCTCGTCGTCAGCCGCTACCGGGAAGAACTGACCCGAGGGCACGACGTCCTCGACGCGGTGGGCAACGCCGTCACCACCTCCGGCCGCAACGTCATGTTCGCCGGACTCACCGTGATCATCGCGGTCGCCGGTCTCTACCTCAGCGGAATCCCCGCGATCACCGCGCTCGCCACCGTGTGCGCCTCGGTCGTCTGCGTCTCGGTCCTCGCCTCCATCACCCTGGTCCCGGCGGTGCTGGGACTCGGCGGGCACCGCTTCATGCCGCGGCGGTGGAAGGCCGCCGCCGCGGACACCACCGCACCGGAAGCGGGGCAGGACACCGCGTCCCGGTGGCGGCGGTGGGCCCTGCACGTCGCCGACCGCCCCTGGCGCTACCTTGCCCTGGGCACCCTCATCCTCGCCGCGCTGAGCGTGCCCGCGGCCAGCATGGAACTGAGCATGCCCGACTCCGGCAGCACCGCCGAAGGAACCGACGCCCGCAGCGCCTACGATCTGATCACCGACGAACTCGGCCCCGGCCACAACGGACCGCTCACCGTTATGATCAGCGGCCCCGACCCGGAGCAGAACACCGCGCTCCTGCAGGACGTGACCCGGATCCTGGAAGCGGACGCCTATACCGAAGCCGTCACCGACGCCCTGCCCTCCGCCGACGGTGAAGCCGTCGTCCTCCAGGCGATTCCCACGGTCTCGCCCGCCGACCCCGCCGTGACCGACATGATCGAACGGATCCGCGGCGAATTCGCCGGCCTCGACAGCGGCGAGGCGGACATCCTCGTCACCGGTCCCACCGCCGTCTACTCCGACCTGACCGAAGTACTGGAAGACGCCATCCCCGTCGTCGTCCTGGCCGTGGTCGGCTTCTCGATGCTCCTCCTGCTCGTCGTGTTCCGCTCCATCGGTATCGCCGTGACCGCCGCCGTCTTCAACCTGCTCGGCATCGGAGCGTCCTTCGGAGCCCTCGTCATCGTGTTCCAGTGGGGGTGGGGACTGTCCCTGTTCGGTCTGGACGAGACGCAGGCGATCGCCTCGTTCGTGCCGATCGTGCTGTTCGCCATCGTGTTCGGCCTGAGCATGGACTACGAGGTCTTCCTCATGGGAAGGGTCCGTGAGGAGTACGTCCGGACCGGCGACAACCGCCAGGCCCTCGCCAACGGGATGTCCCAGACCGCCCGCGTCATCACCTCGGCCGCGCTCATCATGGTCAGCGTGTTCCTCGGCTTCGCCTTCGCCCAGGAGCCGCTGCTGAAGATGCTCGGCCTGGGACTCGCGGTTGCCGTCGCGGTGGACGCCACCGTGGTGCGGATGCTCATCATCCCCGCCGCGTTCGCCGCCCTGGGCAAGGCCAACTGGTGGATGCCCCGCTGGCTGGACCGCCTCATCCCCCACTTCGACCCGCATGGCCCCGCGGAGAAGGCCGAGCCGCCGACAGCCGCGGTGCAGAAGGCCGAGCAGGCCACGGGCTGA
- a CDS encoding SRPBCC family protein translates to MEAPKFHLERGLLSGAHTDRRPGRTCAVEHSVRLAAPPEEVFDFCLSETGFTSIMPYRVRVLGQSAKDLAPGESVAFSIYLAKVLPIRWVAYLDEVNRPQQFVDLQTRGIFRYFRHTHSCRPDREGTHYTDHVEYATRLGPLLDRTLIKAELNRMFRHRHRRMAELLGERQSP, encoded by the coding sequence ATGGAAGCCCCGAAATTCCACTTGGAACGCGGTCTGCTCAGCGGAGCGCACACCGACCGCCGACCCGGGCGCACCTGCGCCGTCGAACACTCGGTCCGGCTCGCCGCCCCGCCCGAAGAAGTGTTCGACTTCTGCCTGAGCGAGACCGGGTTCACCTCGATCATGCCCTACCGGGTCCGCGTGCTCGGCCAGTCGGCGAAGGACCTCGCCCCCGGGGAATCGGTCGCCTTCTCCATCTACCTGGCCAAAGTGCTGCCGATCCGGTGGGTGGCCTACCTCGACGAGGTCAACCGTCCGCAGCAGTTCGTCGACCTGCAGACCAGAGGCATCTTCCGCTACTTCCGGCACACCCACTCGTGCCGCCCGGACCGGGAAGGCACCCACTACACCGACCACGTCGAGTACGCCACCCGCCTCGGCCCCCTCCTGGACCGGACCCTGATCAAAGCAGAACTGAACCGCATGTTCCGCCACCGCCACCGCCGGATGGCAGAACTGCTCGGAGAACGCCAGAGCCCATGA
- a CDS encoding SDR family NAD(P)-dependent oxidoreductase, with translation MILVTGAFGCLGSTMVRALVERGERVVALARPGESPGTLSDLADHFETRTADVRDPEAVARAMRGIEGVFHLAGVATLTTAAARAMYEVNVLGTANVMREARRAGARVVHTSSVSAIGLPPSEQPADEDFPFNGHLFRHPYPRTKHAGEQRVLDEVRRGLDAVILNPGAVMAPGGDGRSAWPAFVGAVCRGKLPFAPPGGFSMVAAEEFVTAQIRAFEKGTVGERYIVATQNMTFLELISSIAGAAGVRPPRRTVPPRVLAAAAYASLPFILLVKDPERRPLVSPENLVYLNRNLYYDSRKSREHLGVAPGSMEESIRSVVSWGRRHGIF, from the coding sequence ATGATCCTGGTGACAGGAGCGTTCGGCTGCCTCGGCTCGACCATGGTCCGCGCCCTGGTGGAACGGGGGGAGCGGGTGGTCGCCCTGGCCCGCCCCGGAGAGTCCCCGGGGACCCTGTCCGACCTGGCCGACCACTTCGAGACCCGCACCGCCGACGTCCGCGACCCCGAGGCCGTGGCCAGGGCCATGCGCGGGATCGAGGGGGTCTTCCACCTGGCCGGCGTCGCCACGCTGACCACCGCGGCAGCCCGGGCCATGTACGAGGTCAACGTGCTTGGCACCGCCAACGTCATGCGGGAGGCACGCAGAGCCGGGGCCCGGGTCGTCCACACCTCGTCGGTCTCCGCGATCGGCCTGCCACCGTCGGAGCAGCCCGCCGACGAGGACTTCCCGTTCAACGGCCACCTTTTCCGCCACCCCTACCCGAGGACCAAGCACGCCGGGGAGCAGCGCGTCCTGGACGAGGTGCGCCGCGGACTCGACGCGGTCATCCTCAACCCCGGCGCCGTGATGGCCCCGGGAGGGGACGGGCGCAGCGCCTGGCCCGCTTTCGTGGGTGCGGTCTGCCGTGGAAAACTCCCCTTCGCCCCTCCCGGAGGGTTTTCCATGGTCGCCGCAGAAGAATTCGTCACCGCCCAGATCCGGGCCTTCGAAAAGGGAACGGTCGGGGAAAGGTACATTGTCGCCACCCAGAACATGACGTTTCTGGAACTGATCTCGTCCATCGCCGGAGCTGCCGGGGTCCGCCCCCCTCGCAGAACGGTCCCTCCCCGGGTCCTCGCCGCGGCCGCCTACGCCTCCCTACCGTTCATCCTCCTCGTCAAAGACCCGGAACGCAGGCCCCTGGTGTCCCCGGAGAACCTCGTCTACCTGAACCGAAACCTCTATTACGACTCCAGGAAGTCTCGGGAACACCTCGGCGTCGCACCGGGATCGATGGAGGAGTCGATCCGGTCGGTGGTCTCCTGGGGGAGGCGCCACGGGATCTTCTGA
- a CDS encoding acyl carrier protein — protein sequence MTEISFNEVQKAIREKIAGILEKNEEDLDVEASFSDLGLSSVKAVEVVADLEDSYDLVLPPTLFYDHPNISSAAGFIARCLADRTEHGGAP from the coding sequence ATGACGGAAATCTCGTTCAACGAAGTCCAGAAAGCCATTCGAGAAAAGATCGCCGGAATCCTGGAGAAAAACGAGGAGGACCTCGACGTGGAAGCCTCGTTCTCCGATCTGGGGCTCTCCTCGGTGAAAGCGGTCGAAGTCGTCGCGGACCTGGAGGACTCCTACGACCTGGTCCTGCCCCCGACCCTCTTCTACGACCACCCGAACATCTCCTCAGCCGCCGGGTTCATCGCCCGCTGCCTGGCGGACAGGACCGAGCACGGAGGCGCCCCGTGA
- a CDS encoding type I polyketide synthase, with translation MTAEGYAVIGMACRFPKAPDLDSFWRLMEERGDGISEVPPERLGVSAADAGTRWAGLVDGLDRFDPDFFGIPAVEARHMDPQQRMLLEVAYEALQHAGIPAASLRGSRTGVFAGAASFDHGANTVVPGTEANPYKTTGSALGIIANRLSYVLDLRGPSLTIDTACSSALVALAAGIESLRSGQSDLAVVGGVNVLLNPAMTASFAAGNFMASDGRCKPFDHRADGYVRSEGAGVVVVKRLADALADHDRVHAVVRGVGVNQDGRSNGIFAPNRYSQEELLRRVYAEAGIAPETVDYVEAHGTGTALGDPIEVSALAEVLAQGRTPGGELRIGSVKSNIGHLEAGAGIAGLIKVVLSLTHRRLPPVLHFEKPNPYLRLDRIAVTVQDTGEAWPEPQGRPRRAGVSSFGFGGTNAHAVLEEWVPPASATGPEPAGAEPRPHLLPVSAPTPELLRQTARRWADFLAGAEQTTPLENIAATAAHRRDHHRTRAAIVADTTEQAVQALTALSRGAPHPRLVGPPETGPGRKPQVVYLFPGNATLREGMEERLAAASPVFRRAWDEARAALAAAGGAEQEPGSAAARQSTDTDQGRLFAVQVALARMWQDWGIPPSGVVGHGVGEVAAAHVAGALTLADAARVATALGTLAHRLGDRGAVLVTDLDPEKVRLAAAEYGGRLGVTAYDTPRSTTVTGEAAAVRALAERIRALGGEAETVPAPAVHGPLAAPLLSGFIAQIGQITPTEGSVLLFSTVTTHAVAGTELTPQYWARTLKEPARLAETVRRLTTGTPTLALEVSPHPHLVGAVTDVLTTGTGAEHPAPPASGHRGEDEHTAVLRALATLYTAGADPRWPVTRELPPVPLPAHGWRHRQIPLAPARGTAPGTPAPAPLLGAATPYLPEPGTTLHPLGCLHREAPYLADHSVDGRPVVPGAVWISAAAEAAARSAQGPVELLDLDITELTGLPEREDQRPQLVLRGPGSDGTGEVLSADGNTPRRHLRYRYRTESRFDPVHVPEPPPADADVLDGAELYRRLAQRGLDYGPAFRGVLQVRSGGGLASGTLREPRAGDHADALLPPAVLDSCFHILEALVGDLPGLAVPVGLTRMLLRGGKAARIAECRVRLRSRQETAVTADLVLLDPDGAPVAAFEGLSARFVHRADRTAAQARHLAWQPFATATAQDRTVQVVLAEGEDPDSGEKLAAELVRAAAGRLTAAHGPSPHTATPAGPQTDVFVCPLPGPDADPADSAHRAAGAALSFLHTHLKETASGADRRAVVLALAPADRPSARIAAAAVAGAVRTAINEHPRGNIHLVEAEASSPVEAAAALASLLCAANPPRQARIRGGTVETPRLVDAALPPPDRGSTPIRADRAYLVTGGLGSLGLAVARWLVAQKAGAVILAGRRRPSGSTAEVLRELGAAATQVHTVQVDAAQAEAVSALLGRIGPESDGQVTPLPLGGVFHCAGVLADAVFTETTGEHLATALSGKVAGAWNLHTATAGHPLDLFVLFSSLAGVVGSPGQTAYAAANAALDAVARVRAELGLPAQSIAWGPWTIGLAGDHRSRLQAAGLHLWTPQDGMDFLTRAFRHASPSLVAAHVTEHAAAAIGPVAAELAAAPGTRSPGPSESRLREELQRLPNRERRLRRIQEEVRRLAGEALGTGAGDVPLHDSFQDLGLDSLLAVNLRNTLEEVFRLRLPTALLWSRPTVADLAEELLDRIQGRTDPPTAGVPRTAPAARPAPAGEPDPFALTDEELISELSRHLAEKES, from the coding sequence GTGACCGCCGAAGGGTACGCCGTCATCGGCATGGCCTGCCGCTTCCCCAAAGCCCCGGACCTCGACAGCTTCTGGCGGCTGATGGAGGAAAGGGGAGACGGGATCAGCGAGGTCCCCCCGGAACGCCTCGGCGTCTCCGCCGCCGACGCGGGAACCCGGTGGGCTGGACTGGTCGACGGACTCGACCGGTTCGACCCCGACTTCTTCGGCATCCCCGCCGTCGAGGCACGCCACATGGACCCCCAGCAGAGAATGCTCCTGGAGGTCGCCTACGAGGCACTGCAGCACGCCGGAATCCCCGCCGCGTCGCTGCGGGGCTCCCGCACCGGCGTCTTCGCCGGCGCCGCGAGCTTCGACCACGGCGCCAACACCGTCGTCCCCGGAACGGAAGCCAACCCCTACAAGACCACCGGGTCCGCCCTGGGCATCATCGCCAACCGGCTCTCCTACGTCCTGGACCTGCGCGGCCCCAGCCTCACCATCGACACGGCGTGCTCCTCGGCGCTGGTCGCCCTGGCCGCCGGGATCGAGTCGCTGCGCTCCGGGCAGAGCGACCTGGCCGTGGTCGGCGGCGTGAACGTGCTCCTCAACCCCGCCATGACCGCGAGCTTCGCCGCGGGCAACTTCATGGCCTCCGACGGGCGCTGCAAACCCTTCGACCACCGGGCCGACGGCTACGTCCGCAGCGAGGGCGCAGGCGTCGTCGTGGTCAAACGGCTGGCCGACGCCCTCGCCGACCACGACCGCGTGCACGCCGTCGTCCGCGGCGTCGGAGTGAACCAGGACGGCCGCTCCAACGGGATCTTCGCCCCGAACCGGTACAGCCAGGAAGAACTGCTGCGCCGTGTGTACGCCGAAGCCGGAATCGCCCCCGAGACGGTCGACTACGTCGAAGCCCACGGAACCGGAACCGCCCTGGGGGACCCCATCGAGGTGTCGGCCCTCGCCGAAGTCCTCGCCCAGGGCCGCACCCCCGGAGGGGAGCTGCGGATCGGCTCGGTCAAATCCAACATCGGCCACCTCGAAGCGGGGGCGGGGATCGCAGGACTGATCAAGGTCGTGCTGTCGCTGACCCACCGCCGCCTGCCCCCCGTCCTGCACTTCGAGAAACCCAACCCGTATCTGCGCCTGGATCGGATCGCCGTCACCGTGCAGGACACCGGGGAAGCATGGCCCGAACCGCAGGGCCGGCCGCGCCGCGCCGGGGTGAGCTCCTTCGGATTCGGAGGGACCAACGCCCACGCCGTCCTGGAGGAGTGGGTCCCCCCGGCATCCGCCACCGGCCCCGAACCCGCAGGCGCCGAGCCCCGCCCCCACCTGCTCCCCGTCTCGGCCCCCACACCCGAACTCCTCCGGCAGACCGCCCGCAGGTGGGCGGACTTTCTCGCCGGCGCGGAACAGACCACCCCCCTGGAGAACATCGCGGCAACCGCGGCCCACCGCAGGGACCACCACCGGACCCGGGCCGCGATCGTCGCCGACACCACCGAGCAGGCGGTCCAGGCGCTGACCGCGCTCAGCCGCGGCGCCCCGCACCCCCGCCTCGTCGGACCGCCCGAGACCGGGCCGGGCCGCAAACCCCAGGTCGTCTACCTCTTCCCCGGAAACGCCACCCTGCGGGAAGGGATGGAGGAGCGGCTGGCCGCGGCCTCACCCGTGTTCCGCAGGGCCTGGGACGAGGCCCGCGCCGCTCTCGCCGCGGCCGGCGGGGCCGAACAGGAACCCGGCAGCGCCGCGGCCCGCCAAAGCACCGACACGGACCAAGGCCGGCTGTTCGCCGTGCAGGTGGCCCTGGCACGGATGTGGCAGGACTGGGGGATACCGCCGTCCGGGGTTGTCGGACACGGCGTGGGAGAGGTCGCCGCCGCGCACGTCGCGGGCGCCCTCACCCTGGCCGACGCCGCCCGTGTCGCCACCGCACTCGGGACCCTCGCGCACAGGCTCGGCGACCGCGGGGCGGTGCTCGTCACCGACCTGGACCCCGAGAAGGTGCGCCTGGCTGCCGCGGAGTACGGCGGTCGACTGGGAGTCACCGCCTACGACACGCCCCGCTCCACCACCGTGACCGGAGAAGCAGCCGCGGTGCGCGCGCTCGCAGAACGGATCCGCGCCCTCGGAGGAGAAGCCGAAACCGTGCCGGCCCCGGCCGTCCACGGCCCCCTAGCCGCACCGCTGCTGTCCGGATTCATCGCACAGATCGGCCAGATCACCCCCACCGAAGGGAGCGTCCTCCTCTTCTCCACCGTCACCACGCATGCCGTGGCCGGCACAGAACTCACCCCCCAGTACTGGGCGCGCACCCTCAAGGAGCCGGCCCGGCTGGCAGAAACAGTCCGCCGCCTCACCACAGGAACACCCACCCTCGCCCTGGAAGTCTCCCCCCACCCCCACCTGGTCGGCGCCGTCACCGACGTCCTCACCACCGGGACCGGCGCGGAACACCCTGCACCCCCCGCCTCCGGACACCGCGGAGAAGACGAGCACACGGCAGTGCTGCGCGCCCTGGCCACGCTCTACACAGCCGGAGCCGACCCGCGGTGGCCGGTCACCCGGGAACTCCCGCCCGTGCCGCTGCCCGCGCACGGGTGGCGGCACCGGCAGATCCCCCTCGCCCCGGCACGGGGCACCGCCCCCGGCACCCCGGCACCCGCCCCCCTGCTCGGTGCCGCCACCCCCTACCTTCCCGAGCCCGGGACCACGCTGCACCCCCTCGGATGCCTCCACCGCGAAGCCCCCTACCTCGCCGACCACAGCGTCGACGGACGCCCCGTGGTCCCCGGCGCGGTGTGGATCTCCGCCGCCGCGGAAGCAGCCGCCCGCTCGGCACAAGGCCCCGTCGAACTCCTCGACCTCGACATCACCGAACTCACCGGACTGCCGGAACGGGAGGACCAGCGGCCGCAACTGGTTCTCCGCGGCCCCGGCAGCGACGGCACGGGCGAAGTGCTGTCCGCCGACGGAAACACCCCGCGCCGCCACCTCCGCTACCGCTACCGGACGGAAAGCCGCTTCGACCCGGTGCACGTGCCCGAGCCCCCGCCCGCGGACGCCGACGTCCTCGACGGCGCGGAACTGTACCGGAGGCTCGCCCAGCGGGGCCTCGACTACGGCCCCGCCTTCCGAGGCGTGCTCCAGGTCAGGAGCGGCGGCGGACTCGCCTCGGGGACACTCCGCGAACCCCGGGCCGGAGACCACGCCGACGCCCTGCTCCCGCCCGCAGTACTGGACTCGTGCTTCCACATCCTGGAAGCGCTCGTCGGTGACCTTCCCGGTCTCGCCGTCCCCGTCGGCCTGACCCGCATGCTGCTCCGCGGCGGCAAGGCGGCGCGGATCGCCGAATGCCGGGTGCGGCTGCGCAGCAGACAGGAGACCGCGGTGACCGCCGACCTGGTGCTGCTGGACCCGGACGGCGCACCGGTGGCGGCCTTTGAAGGACTGTCCGCCAGGTTCGTCCACCGCGCGGACCGCACCGCCGCCCAGGCCCGGCACCTCGCCTGGCAGCCGTTCGCCACTGCCACGGCGCAGGACCGGACCGTGCAGGTGGTGCTCGCCGAAGGCGAAGACCCGGACAGCGGGGAGAAGCTGGCCGCGGAACTGGTCCGGGCCGCCGCAGGACGGCTGACCGCCGCCCACGGCCCCAGCCCCCACACCGCCACCCCTGCCGGACCCCAAACCGACGTGTTCGTCTGCCCCCTCCCCGGACCGGACGCAGACCCGGCCGACTCCGCCCACCGGGCGGCCGGTGCCGCACTGAGCTTCCTCCACACCCACCTCAAGGAGACCGCGTCGGGGGCCGACCGGAGGGCCGTGGTCCTCGCCCTTGCCCCCGCCGACCGGCCCAGCGCCCGGATCGCCGCGGCCGCGGTCGCAGGAGCTGTCCGCACCGCCATCAACGAACACCCCAGGGGAAACATCCACCTGGTGGAAGCGGAGGCGTCCAGCCCTGTGGAAGCCGCTGCCGCCCTCGCGAGCCTGCTGTGTGCCGCGAATCCGCCCCGCCAAGCGAGGATCCGCGGCGGCACCGTCGAGACACCCCGCCTGGTGGACGCGGCCCTGCCGCCCCCCGACCGGGGGAGCACCCCCATCCGCGCGGACCGCGCCTACCTGGTGACCGGCGGGCTCGGCTCCCTGGGACTCGCCGTCGCCCGGTGGCTGGTGGCGCAGAAGGCGGGGGCCGTCATCCTGGCCGGCCGCCGCAGGCCGTCCGGCTCCACCGCCGAAGTGCTGCGGGAACTGGGCGCGGCAGCAACGCAGGTCCACACCGTCCAGGTCGACGCCGCCCAAGCCGAAGCAGTCTCCGCCCTGCTGGGGCGGATCGGCCCGGAAAGCGACGGCCAGGTGACTCCGCTGCCGCTCGGCGGAGTGTTCCACTGCGCAGGAGTGCTCGCCGACGCGGTGTTCACCGAAACCACCGGCGAGCACCTCGCCACGGCCCTCTCCGGCAAGGTCGCCGGGGCGTGGAACCTCCACACGGCCACCGCAGGCCACCCACTCGACCTGTTCGTCCTCTTCTCCTCCCTGGCCGGAGTCGTCGGATCACCCGGACAGACCGCCTACGCCGCAGCCAACGCCGCCCTGGACGCGGTTGCGCGGGTACGCGCCGAACTCGGCCTGCCCGCCCAGAGCATCGCCTGGGGGCCGTGGACCATCGGCCTGGCCGGAGACCACCGCTCCCGCCTGCAAGCCGCAGGCCTGCACCTGTGGACACCGCAGGACGGCATGGACTTCCTCACCCGCGCCTTCCGGCACGCATCCCCCAGCCTGGTCGCCGCGCACGTCACCGAACACGCCGCGGCAGCCATCGGCCCCGTCGCCGCCGAACTGGCCGCGGCCCCGGGAACCCGGAGCCCGGGACCGTCCGAGAGCCGCCTCCGGGAAGAACTGCAGCGCCTCCCGAACCGCGAACGGCGGCTGCGGCGCATCCAAGAGGAAGTGCGCAGGCTCGCCGGGGAAGCACTGGGCACCGGGGCCGGAGACGTCCCCCTCCACGACTCCTTCCAGGACCTGGGCCTGGACTCGCTGCTCGCCGTCAACCTGCGTAACACCCTGGAAGAAGTGTTCCGACTGCGGCTGCCCACCGCGCTGCTCTGGTCCCGCCCCACGGTGGCCGACCTCGCCGAAGAGCTGCTCGACCGCATCCAGGGCCGCACGGACCCGCCGACGGCCGGAGTCCCCCGGACCGCTCCCGCCGCCCGCCCCGCGCCCGCCGGTGAACCGGACCCCTTCGCCCTCACCGACGAGGAGCTCATCAGCGAACTCAGCCGCCACCTCGCAGAGAAGGAGAGTTGA